The Acetomicrobium flavidum genome window below encodes:
- the rpe gene encoding ribulose-phosphate 3-epimerase has protein sequence MGGEVLLRKVILAPSLLSADPLNIALDIERLKGECDWLHVDVMDGHFVPNLSYGPSLVAALKAKKEIKWPIDVHLMVEPPENFIDLFLPLGVDYLTIQIESTPHVHRVLQRIRDGGAKCGIAVNPGTPIEWVEPILSFVDMVLVMSVNPGFGGQMFIPQVLKKVEWLYRERVVNGLDFLIEMDGGLGIDNVATVVNYGCDVIVAGSAVFGSSDPARALKSMRESVMEVFQ, from the coding sequence TTGGGAGGAGAGGTACTTTTGAGAAAGGTGATATTAGCGCCATCCCTTCTATCTGCCGATCCTTTAAATATAGCTCTTGATATCGAGAGGCTAAAGGGCGAATGCGACTGGTTGCACGTTGACGTCATGGATGGACATTTTGTCCCTAATCTCTCTTATGGGCCGTCGCTTGTGGCTGCCCTCAAGGCTAAAAAGGAGATAAAGTGGCCCATCGATGTGCATTTGATGGTCGAACCCCCGGAGAACTTTATCGATCTGTTCCTACCCTTGGGGGTAGATTATTTAACCATACAGATCGAATCCACTCCTCACGTTCACAGAGTGTTACAGCGCATCAGGGATGGAGGAGCGAAATGTGGCATTGCCGTAAATCCTGGTACTCCGATAGAGTGGGTTGAACCCATCCTTTCTTTTGTCGATATGGTTTTAGTCATGTCCGTAAATCCCGGATTTGGGGGACAAATGTTCATCCCCCAGGTTCTCAAGAAAGTAGAATGGCTTTATAGGGAAAGGGTGGTAAATGGCCTTGATTTTTTGATCGAGATGGATGGAGGCCTTGGAATAGATAATGTGGCGACTGTCGTGAACTATGGATGCGATGTAATTGTTGCTGGCAGTGCAGTGTTTGGCAGCAGCGATCCTGCTCGGGCCTTAAAAAGTATGCGAGAAAGTGTAATGGAGGTGTTCCAATAA
- a CDS encoding helix-turn-helix domain-containing protein, which yields MGEDDLQGKDLVELGEILRRTRESKGLSVEEVVKDTKIPRGHILAIESGDIEKLPGKVFARYFIKEYLNYIGLKELWPRYDALIALGENVEISQVLGTYTPPPKGFRAASKWWVYAILIVLLITSIGLLYARKEHVLDAMKHQDQVVSSDDSTKQATEMPRELIQGGLPSTVESKDLPLPSLPKDEGAQKPVEEPAKILEIKATRGNCWVRVLKGDKKVFEGTIKRDETKTFETKDEPLKVRFGNFPAVDIKWMGKTPEMSDKIKGPVPAMLIYQIDGKVVKVD from the coding sequence ATGGGTGAGGATGACCTTCAAGGCAAAGACCTGGTCGAGCTGGGCGAGATTTTACGTCGCACCAGAGAAAGCAAAGGCCTATCGGTAGAGGAGGTTGTCAAGGACACTAAAATTCCTCGCGGTCATATTTTGGCCATTGAAAGCGGCGACATAGAGAAACTTCCTGGAAAGGTGTTTGCCAGATACTTTATTAAGGAATACCTCAACTACATTGGTCTGAAGGAGCTTTGGCCGCGCTACGATGCGCTCATCGCTTTAGGCGAGAACGTGGAGATCTCGCAAGTATTGGGCACCTATACACCACCTCCCAAGGGGTTCAGGGCTGCCTCAAAGTGGTGGGTTTACGCTATTCTTATAGTTCTTTTGATAACGAGCATTGGACTTCTTTATGCCCGAAAGGAACATGTGCTTGATGCCATGAAGCATCAAGATCAAGTAGTGTCGTCCGATGATTCGACAAAGCAGGCCACTGAGATGCCTCGAGAGCTGATTCAAGGTGGCCTGCCCTCGACAGTAGAATCAAAGGACTTGCCTTTGCCGTCTTTGCCAAAAGATGAAGGAGCGCAGAAACCCGTAGAGGAACCTGCAAAGATCTTGGAAATTAAAGCCACAAGGGGGAACTGTTGGGTTCGAGTGCTCAAGGGAGACAAGAAAGTATTCGAAGGGACCATCAAGCGCGATGAGACCAAGACCTTTGAAACTAAAGATGAACCCCTGAAAGTTCGCTTTGGAAATTTCCCTGCGGTGGATATAAAATGGATGGGCAAGACGCCAGAAATGTCGGATAAGATCAAAGGCCCTGTTCCTGCTATGCTCATTTATCAAATCGATGGGAAGGTCGTGAAGGTCGATTAA
- the rimO gene encoding 30S ribosomal protein S12 methylthiotransferase RimO — MGDKVFILSLGCAKNQVDSEKLAGMMTSQGFEIVDSLDAADIVLVNTCAFIEPAVKESIDALLGLEELKASGKAKKIGVLGCLLNRYGDDLKKEFPTVDIWAKAEEWDKVLAYLGKDKPSTSCVRGFIPETVKWSRYIKIAEGCNNRCSYCTIPEIRGPLRSRPIKEIVEEAQFLASQGAKELCLVGQDLAAYGMEIDGQSHLTELLDILDKDLPSDLWIRLLYLHPAHIDEKMLDFISSCRKVLRYLDIPIQHVDDEILSSMNRKVTEKDLRKIFSYARSIDPDFTLRTTIIIGFPGEDEGKFEKVLRFLEDMEIDRVGAFLYSPEDGTEAATLGRQVPERIKQERYDTLMELQAFLSLRRQERFLNRTLKVLVEENHSNDGYALGRSYREAPEVDGVIVIKNANNLVPGSFVNAKVVSVSEHDMEAEVIFDEG; from the coding sequence ATGGGAGATAAGGTATTTATCCTAAGTTTAGGATGCGCTAAAAATCAGGTCGATAGCGAGAAGCTTGCCGGCATGATGACCTCTCAAGGGTTTGAGATAGTTGATTCTTTGGATGCTGCTGACATAGTTTTAGTAAATACCTGTGCCTTCATAGAGCCGGCAGTCAAGGAAAGTATAGACGCTCTGTTGGGGCTTGAAGAGCTAAAAGCTTCAGGGAAAGCGAAAAAGATCGGGGTCTTGGGATGTCTTTTGAATCGCTACGGGGATGACCTAAAAAAAGAATTCCCTACTGTGGATATTTGGGCGAAGGCCGAAGAGTGGGATAAGGTATTGGCCTATTTGGGAAAGGATAAGCCAAGCACGTCCTGTGTACGTGGCTTTATCCCTGAAACCGTCAAGTGGAGTCGTTATATCAAGATTGCAGAAGGGTGTAACAATCGTTGCAGTTACTGTACCATACCTGAAATTCGCGGTCCTTTAAGGAGTAGACCGATTAAAGAGATTGTAGAAGAGGCCCAGTTCTTAGCCTCTCAGGGGGCGAAGGAACTTTGTCTGGTTGGGCAAGATCTCGCTGCTTACGGCATGGAGATTGATGGTCAATCTCATTTGACCGAATTGCTTGACATTCTAGATAAAGACCTGCCGTCAGATTTATGGATAAGGCTTTTATATCTCCATCCCGCTCATATCGATGAAAAGATGCTTGATTTTATATCTTCATGCAGAAAGGTTTTAAGGTACCTCGATATTCCGATCCAACATGTCGACGATGAAATCCTTTCTTCCATGAATCGCAAGGTCACCGAGAAGGATTTGAGAAAGATATTTTCATACGCAAGGAGTATAGACCCAGATTTTACCTTGAGGACCACTATCATAATTGGCTTTCCGGGTGAGGACGAAGGCAAGTTTGAAAAGGTCTTGCGCTTCCTTGAAGATATGGAGATAGATAGAGTTGGTGCATTTCTATACTCGCCCGAGGATGGGACCGAAGCAGCGACCTTAGGGAGACAAGTTCCTGAAAGGATCAAACAAGAGAGATATGATACGTTGATGGAATTGCAAGCCTTCTTGTCACTTCGACGTCAGGAGCGTTTTCTGAATAGGACCCTCAAAGTCCTGGTGGAGGAAAATCACAGTAATGATGGTTATGCTTTAGGGAGATCCTACAGGGAAGCACCCGAGGTTGACGGTGTAATTGTAATTAAAAATGCCAATAACCTTGTTCCTGGGTCTTTTGTAAACGCGAAAGTTGTCTCCGTTTCTGAACATGATATGGAAGCTGAGGTCATTTTTGATGAAGGGTAA
- a CDS encoding phosphatidylglycerophosphatase A family protein produces MKGNAFTEMATLWGIGRISSMPGTLGSCVAAIPLFFVHIPLWAIILVMLSGIYVSDVYSKNRGEIDPKEVVIDEVVGTWIALYGYPPSYIIAGLFLFRILDIFKPFPISWSEKAPGGWGIMADDVVGGMMANFILFAVDWLYFKGGFVAIFAG; encoded by the coding sequence ATGAAGGGTAATGCATTTACAGAGATGGCGACTTTGTGGGGAATCGGTCGAATTTCATCCATGCCGGGTACGTTGGGATCTTGTGTGGCCGCGATCCCCTTGTTTTTCGTTCATATCCCTTTATGGGCAATAATACTTGTCATGTTGAGTGGAATTTACGTATCGGATGTATACTCAAAAAATAGGGGCGAGATAGACCCGAAGGAAGTTGTCATCGATGAAGTCGTGGGAACTTGGATAGCCCTATATGGATACCCCCCCAGCTATATAATCGCGGGTTTGTTTTTATTTAGGATATTGGATATATTTAAGCCCTTCCCAATCTCGTGGAGCGAAAAAGCCCCGGGAGGATGGGGCATAATGGCAGACGATGTTGTAGGAGGCATGATGGCAAATTTTATTTTGTTCGCGGTGGACTGGCTTTACTTTAAAGGGGGCTTTGTGGCTATATTTGCAGGGTAA
- a CDS encoding nicotinamide-nucleotide amidohydrolase family protein — protein sequence MLKGNNVVLIAVGDELIAGLKKEANISWLSAELMLRGQDVVAMEVIPDQEEVLVDMLDRWAGRVALIVISGGLGPTHDDRTREAIAKFLGLPLVAEKDVYDRIISRYPAELKESLERSGERQAYIPSGAQPILNPLGSALGFSIDFKGTKIFALPGVPQEFREMARVVLDFFKKDDEVCVGLCKVVGWPEIKLKDHIANIIREFPANVMFLPEPNIVTVAIKGPKHIVATLQGKLMKLMKGDILPENASSLEDAVVKLASKLNISLAFAESCTGGMVGESVTRIPGASSVFAGSAVCYSNEAKEAVLGVPREVIEQFGAVSEECAVAMARGAANIFKANCSASVTGIAGPSGGSERKPVGTVCFAVTCFQRCKSWTRHLQGDRETIRLWSNNIALEAVWRELKDLAEKSGRNEGSN from the coding sequence ATGCTCAAAGGAAATAATGTAGTCTTAATTGCCGTAGGCGACGAACTGATCGCTGGGCTTAAAAAAGAAGCCAACATCTCTTGGCTATCTGCCGAACTGATGCTCCGCGGTCAAGATGTCGTTGCAATGGAAGTAATACCTGATCAAGAAGAAGTTTTAGTGGATATGCTAGATAGATGGGCCGGAAGGGTTGCGCTGATTGTGATTTCGGGGGGATTAGGCCCTACTCATGATGACCGCACAAGAGAGGCCATTGCTAAGTTTTTGGGTTTACCGCTAGTGGCAGAAAAAGATGTTTATGATCGGATCATCTCCAGATATCCAGCTGAGTTAAAAGAGTCCCTTGAAAGGTCAGGCGAAAGGCAAGCTTACATACCAAGTGGTGCACAACCAATCTTAAATCCTTTAGGTTCTGCCCTTGGATTTTCGATAGATTTCAAAGGTACAAAGATCTTTGCCCTTCCTGGAGTGCCTCAGGAGTTCAGGGAGATGGCTCGCGTTGTGTTGGATTTCTTTAAAAAAGATGATGAGGTATGTGTAGGCCTGTGTAAAGTGGTGGGGTGGCCGGAAATCAAATTAAAAGACCATATAGCCAACATTATTAGAGAATTTCCTGCCAATGTTATGTTTTTACCCGAGCCCAATATTGTCACAGTGGCGATTAAAGGACCAAAGCACATAGTTGCGACATTGCAGGGTAAATTAATGAAACTTATGAAGGGTGACATCTTGCCAGAAAATGCTTCCTCCTTGGAAGATGCCGTTGTTAAACTTGCCTCTAAATTGAACATCAGCTTGGCCTTTGCGGAATCCTGCACGGGGGGCATGGTAGGAGAATCCGTTACGAGAATACCTGGGGCTTCGTCGGTATTTGCGGGTAGTGCCGTTTGCTATAGCAATGAGGCCAAGGAGGCTGTCTTGGGCGTTCCTAGGGAAGTTATAGAGCAATTTGGAGCTGTTAGCGAGGAGTGCGCAGTTGCGATGGCCCGTGGAGCGGCCAATATCTTTAAAGCGAACTGCTCGGCGTCTGTTACGGGTATCGCTGGTCCTTCGGGGGGTAGCGAACGCAAGCCCGTCGGTACTGTATGTTTTGCAGTGACGTGCTTTCAAAGGTGCAAATCATGGACGAGGCATCTTCAGGGAGACAGGGAGACCATACGTCTTTGGAGCAACAACATAGCCTTAGAAGCTGTTTGGAGGGAGTTAAAGGACCTTGCCGAAAAAAGCGGAAGAAACGAAGGGTCAAATTAG
- the thpR gene encoding RNA 2',3'-cyclic phosphodiesterase: MPKKAEETKGQIRCFICIELDDSLKDRIGILVEKLKTFAPNLSWVSREALHLTLKFCGNLSMSTVELLSQQLQDRLEHCQIAPFLLELSGVGGFPSLKRPRVLWLGVSGDVSSLLKVQLLAEEVCSTFREIRKDDKSFSPHLTLARVKRPSDVTASLLNFISSMEFPSLPWQVKTLTFMKSDLTPKGAIYTPLARYYLGGAV, translated from the coding sequence TTGCCGAAAAAAGCGGAAGAAACGAAGGGTCAAATTAGATGTTTCATATGTATTGAATTAGATGATTCATTAAAGGATAGGATTGGTATATTAGTTGAAAAGCTCAAAACCTTTGCGCCTAACTTAAGCTGGGTGAGCAGAGAGGCGCTTCATCTAACTCTCAAATTTTGTGGAAACTTGTCCATGTCGACAGTAGAGCTTCTATCCCAGCAATTGCAAGACCGACTGGAGCATTGTCAAATTGCACCGTTTTTGCTTGAGCTGTCGGGCGTAGGAGGTTTTCCGAGCTTAAAACGTCCTAGGGTTTTATGGTTAGGCGTCTCGGGGGATGTATCTTCCCTCTTAAAAGTTCAATTGTTAGCGGAAGAGGTGTGTTCCACTTTTAGGGAAATTCGCAAGGACGACAAATCTTTTTCTCCACATCTAACTTTAGCCAGAGTAAAGCGACCATCCGATGTAACCGCCTCGCTTTTAAACTTTATTTCTTCGATGGAATTTCCCAGTCTTCCCTGGCAGGTTAAGACGTTGACTTTTATGAAAAGCGATCTAACGCCTAAGGGAGCTATTTATACTCCCTTGGCACGGTATTATTTGGGAGGTGCCGTATAA
- the recA gene encoding recombinase RecA, with the protein MAKKEGSKTREDILQQAISDIKSKFGDGAIMRLGDGNVSSVDVIPTGILPLDIALGTGGLPRGRIIEIFGPEGSGKTTLALHPVAEAQKLGGVAAFIDAEHALDPSLAISVGVDAKSLFISQPDSGEQALYILDSLVRSGAVDIIVVDSVAALTPQAEIDGKIGETQVGLQARLMSYALRRLAGSISKSRCIVVFINQLRAQIGMSGYGGAQETTTGGRALKFYSSVRIEVRRGKSITRGESIIGHELWIKVVKNKQAPPFRVAHASLIYGKGIPKAMAVLDMAIDMDVIKKKGSWLAYKGETLGQGKDKVAQLLEEQPELMEEISREVKTIVAENAGLVNLLPPRGAEDEVIEGQVKEAEEAPLDDEEVLELDVESPEDA; encoded by the coding sequence ATGGCTAAAAAGGAAGGTTCAAAGACGAGAGAGGACATACTTCAACAAGCTATTTCCGATATTAAGAGCAAATTCGGAGACGGAGCCATAATGCGACTAGGTGACGGCAACGTCTCGTCAGTTGACGTCATTCCGACTGGTATATTGCCACTTGATATCGCTTTGGGAACAGGGGGACTGCCCCGCGGACGGATCATTGAAATCTTTGGGCCGGAGGGATCGGGTAAGACCACGTTGGCTCTCCATCCCGTAGCGGAAGCACAAAAACTTGGAGGAGTTGCTGCCTTTATCGATGCAGAACATGCCCTCGATCCGTCTCTAGCCATCTCCGTTGGTGTTGATGCTAAAAGCCTGTTCATATCTCAGCCGGATAGCGGTGAACAGGCTTTGTATATTTTGGATTCCCTAGTTAGAAGTGGTGCGGTAGATATCATTGTCGTGGATTCAGTTGCTGCACTGACTCCGCAGGCTGAGATAGACGGTAAGATCGGAGAGACCCAGGTGGGCTTACAGGCCCGGCTGATGTCCTATGCCCTAAGAAGACTTGCGGGCTCCATCTCCAAGAGCAGATGCATCGTGGTCTTCATAAATCAATTGAGAGCGCAGATAGGAATGTCAGGATATGGCGGAGCTCAGGAGACTACGACCGGTGGAAGGGCGCTGAAATTTTACAGTTCAGTTCGTATAGAGGTTAGGCGGGGAAAGTCTATTACAAGGGGGGAAAGTATAATTGGACATGAACTGTGGATCAAGGTGGTCAAAAACAAACAAGCTCCCCCCTTCAGGGTTGCCCATGCGTCCCTAATATATGGCAAGGGAATTCCTAAGGCAATGGCAGTCTTGGATATGGCAATAGATATGGATGTCATCAAGAAGAAGGGTTCATGGCTTGCGTACAAGGGCGAAACCTTGGGGCAGGGCAAGGATAAGGTAGCCCAATTGCTAGAAGAACAACCCGAGCTCATGGAGGAGATATCTCGTGAGGTTAAGACGATCGTTGCCGAGAACGCCGGGCTGGTAAACTTGCTGCCACCTAGGGGCGCAGAAGACGAAGTTATCGAAGGCCAGGTTAAAGAAGCGGAAGAGGCGCCGTTGGACGATGAAGAAGTTCTGGAATTAGATGTAGAGAGCCCCGAAGACGCCTAG